Proteins encoded together in one Oreochromis aureus strain Israel breed Guangdong linkage group 23, ZZ_aureus, whole genome shotgun sequence window:
- the mbd3b gene encoding methyl-CpG-binding domain protein 3b isoform X1: MEKKRWDCTALPKGWKMEEVTRKSGLSAGKSDVYYFSPSGKKFRSKPQLARYLGNQMDLSSFDFRTGKMLMSKLNKNRQRLRYDNNSQNKGKPDLNTSLPVRQTASIFKQPVTKVTNHPNNKVKTDPQKAVDQPRQLFWEKKLSGLNAYDIAEELVKTMELPKGLQGVGPGCTDKTLLSAIASALHTSAAPITGQLSAAVEKNPGVWLNTAQPLCKAFIVTDEDIRKQEELVYSVRKRLEEALMADMLAHVEEAASEGEALKEEGNGSEDMESV; this comes from the exons atggagaagaaaaggtGGGATTGCACTGCTCTCCCCAAAGGCTGGAAAATGGAAGAAGTGACCAGAAAGTCCGGTTTGTCAGCTGGAAAGAGCGATGTCTATTATTTTAG TCCATCTGGGAAGAAGTTTCGGAGCAAGCCTCAGCTGGCCCGTTACCTTGGTAACCAGATGGACCTCAGCTCTTTTGATTTCCGCACGGGGAAGATGCTGATGAGCAAGCTGAACAAGAATCGCCAGAGACTGCGATACGATAACAACAGCCAGAACAAG GGCAAACCTGACCTGAACACATCACTCCCAGTCAGACAGACGGCCTCCATCTTTAAGCAGCCCGTTACCAAGGTTACCAACCATCCCAACAACAAAGTGAAGACGGACCCTCAGAAAGCCGTTGACCAGCCCAGACAG TTATTTTGGGAGAAGAAACTCAGTGGTCTGAATGCTTATGACATTGCAGAGGAGCTGGTGAAAACAATGGAACTGCCTAAAGGCCTGCAGG GTGTCGGCCCAGGTTGCACAGATAAAACTCTCCTGTCGGCGATTGCCAGCGCTCTGCACACGAGCGCTGCTCCAATCACCGGGCAGCTGTCCGCCGCTGTGGAGAAGAACCCGGGAGTCTGGCTCAACACTGCGCAGCCGCTGTGCAAGGCCTTCATAGTCACTGATGAAGACATCCG gaagcaggaggagctggtgTACAGCGTGAGGAAGCGGCTGGAAGAGGCGCTCATGGCCGATATGTTGGCCCACGTCGAGGAGGCTGCCAGTGAAGGAGAGGCTTTAAAGGAAGAGGGCAATGGCAGTGAAGACATGGAGAGTGTATAG
- the si:dkey-110c1.10 gene encoding unconventional myosin-Vb, with protein MATLELYSKGANVWVPDPDAVWVSAQLLQDYRPGEKHLLLQLSNGNEVRYPVGSPSDLPPLGNPDILEGENDLTALSFLHEPAVLHNLRVRFLDYSSIYTYCGIVLVAINPYDQLPIYGEEVIDAYSGQDMADMEPHIFSVAEEAYRTMIREEKNQSIIISGESGSGKTVSAKFTMRYFAVVGGAAQQTSVEERVLASNPIMESIGNAKTTRNDNSSRFGKYIEIGFGRKGDIIGANMRTYLLEKSRVVFQASTERNYHIFYQLCASRELPEMRSLKLDAPENFRYTNQGGEMQIPGTDDLSDLERTRNAFTILGVQPDQQMELFRILSAVLHLGNVNIQASGRSADRGYIDAEDRSLAVFSKLLGVEGSQLAHWLCHRRLAVGGEMLVKPMTGQQAVEARDALAKHIYGQLFAWTVQRLNSALRAQQGRTKSFVGVLDIYGFETFERNSFEQFCINYANEKLQQQFNRHVFHLEQEEYIREELAWSRIEFSDNQQCIDLIEGQLGMFDLLDEECRMPKGSDESWVRKLYDQHLSSKPHPHFRKPRMSNSAFIVLHFADTVQYECDGFLDKNRDTVFEELINILKASQSELVAELFQQQRNVSPVANGSIRSGKRAAREHKLTVGFQFRQSLQMLMETLNSTTPHYVRCIKPNDLKEPFLFDPKRTVQQLRACGVLETIRISAAGYPSRWTYEEFFSRYRILLRGPQSQDQAQAACRRALPQLIPDPDQYCFGKTKVFFRAGQVALLERLRAERLRVAAVIIQSQVRGWLARIRYTRIHWATLTIQRYSRGALARRLALILRYTRAALVIQKTYRMMVVRQLFLMIRQATVTIQAFTRGMLERRRYRLLVAERAAVLLQATVRGWLARQAYRRVRAAVVFMQCCIRRKAARRQLLKLKSEARSVERYRELNKGMEVKLMQLQLKADQEARESAALRETLMAEREASSAELAALRATIQKLESQLQEKPQPGPVISEKEAEERRRAEEKAAQEILQLKEELQALQKEKESFCKERDDLSASLLEQEEKQEECVHQAVSQVTSALRAEVDEERRKYQGLLREFTRLEQRYDNLREMSLLTERTKGHRRTDSTQSLEPLSPTTPLSPQSLTPLSVSPFPSAVPSPEEVRRISVTSPSAERRVSVWSSEASMEQLMEKMDVAKDPAVKMKGEDLAHAYDAVRVANKFLESQLRNQCSQWEKELETLRSQLAQAVSVSSSAAQRQDVQELLEARERECVRLRRELKELRNTVSLRRLLTQVFPSALATETSSPAQSKPSAVTGLLECRKRDETKLIKNLVTDIRVDSALSLAPGLPASVLFLCVRQADCSGDQARARSLCSAAVTAMKAALKKHVSDIDMTALWLKNICLFHDLLTQHSPKQTLDSDTLVPLSADMSDLIRTLSDLSIQAYQQLLSITETRLQNIIVPALLESETIQGLSGSAVKLAVSRKRAGSDPRTVGGEAPTMASVLRELGALHTALTQQALPKTLMEQAFHQLTYLICASAFNSLLLRKDMCSWSRGLQIRYNVSVLEEWLRGRGLQAGGAVATLEPLIQAVQLLQVGKKTEADAQGIVRTCSALSSQQIVKILTLYTPHSDLDERVTLNFIRSVQGVLKGRSNSQPSQLLMDVRRVFPVIFLYSPPPVLSAEQLVIPDSLKISFLRKA; from the exons ATGGCAACGCTGGAATTGTACAGCAAG GGGGCAAATGTGTGGGTTCCTGACCCAGATGCTGTCTGGGTTTCAGCCCAGCTTCTCCAGGACTACAGGCCTGGAGAGAAGCATCTGCTGCTACAGCTCTCAAATGGAAAT GAAGTCCGTTACCCAGTGGGCTCTCCCTCTGATCTCCCACCTTTGGGGAATCCCGACATACTGGAGGGCGAGAATGATCTAACAGCTCTCAGCTTTCTCCACGAGCCGGCTGTGCTGCACAACCTCAGGGTTCGATTCCTGGACTATAGCAGCATCTACACATACTGTG GTATTGTGTTAGTGGCCATAAATCCGTATGACCAACTTCCAATATACGGAGAGGAGGTGATAGACGCTTACAGCGGTCAGGACATGGCTGACATGGAACCACACATCTTTTCTGTGGCCGAGGAGGCCTACCGCACTATGATCAG GGAGGAGAAGAACCAGTCTATCATCATCAGTGGGGAATCTGGCTCTGGGAAAACTGTCTCTGCAAAGTTCACCATGAGATATTTCGCTGTGGTTGGAGGAGCAGCACAGCAGACCAGTGTGGAGGAGAGAGTTTTGGCTTCCAACCCAATCATGGAG TCCATTGGTAATGCTAAAACCACCCGAAATGACAACAGCAGTCGTTTTGGGAAGTACATTGAGATTGGCTTTGGCAGAAAGGGGGACATCATTGGGGCCAATATGAGGACCTATCTGCTGGAGAAGTCACGGGTGGTCTTCCAG gcATCAACAGAGAGGAACTACCATATCTTCTATCAGCTGTGTGCATCCAGAGAGCTGCCTGAAATGAGATCCCTCAAACTGG ATGCTCCTGAGAATTTCCGCTACACTAACCAGGGAGGAGAGATGCAGATACCTGGTACTGATGATTTGTCAGACCTGGAGCGCACTCGCAATGCTTTCACCATTCTGG GTGTGCAGCCTGACCAACAGATGGAGCTCTTCAGGATCCTATCAGCTGTGCTCCACCTGGGAAATGTCAACATTCAAGCCAGTGGGCGAAGCGCTGACCGGGGTTACATTGAT GCAGAGGACCGCTCTCTGGCTGTCTTCTCCAAGCTGCTTGGAGTTGAGGGATCTCAGTTGGCTCACTGGCTGTGCCATCGCAGACTTGCTGTAGGAGGAGAGATGCTGGTTAAACCCATGACTGGCCAGCAGGCCGTAGAAGCCAGAGACGCACTTGCTAAACACATCTATGGTCAGCTGTTCGCGTGGACTGTCCAGAGGCTCAACTCAGCTCTGCGGGCCCAGCAAGGACGGACCAAATCCTTTGTAGGGGTTTTAGATATCTATGG GTTTGAGACCTTTGAAAGGAACAGTTTTGAGCAGTTCTGCATAAATTACGCAAATGAAAAACTGCAGCAACAGTTCAACAGA CATGTGTTCCACTTGGAGCAGGAGGAGTACATCCGTGAGGAGCTGGCATGGAGCCGgattgagttcagtgacaatcAGCAGTGCATCGATCTAATAGAGGGACAGCTGGGCATGTTTGACCTCTTGGATGAGGAGTGCAGG ATGCCTAAAGGTTCTGATGAAAGCTGGGTGCGCAAGCTGTACGACCAGCACCTGAGCAGCAAGCCTCACCCTCACTTCAGGAAGCCTCGCATGTCAAACAGCGCCTTCATCGTCCTGCACTTTGCTGACACG GTCCAATATGAATGTGATGGCTTTTTAGATAAAAATCGAGATACGGTCTTTGAAGAGCTCATTAACATTTTGAAAGCAAGTCAG tctgAGCTGGTCGCTGAGTTGTTCCAGCAGCAGAGAAATGTGTCTCCTGTGGCCAATGGAAGCATTCGCTCAGGTAAACGAGCCGCCAGAGAACACAAGCTGACAGTAGGCTTTCAG TTCCGTCAGTCCTTACAGATGTTAATGGAAACTCTCAACAGCACCACCCCTCACTACGTCCGCTGTATTAAACCCAATGACCTCAAAGAGCCTTTTCT GTTTGACCCTAAGAGGACAGTCCAGCAGCTAAGAGCTTGTGGGGTGCTGGAGACCATCCGCATCAGTGCAGCAGGTTATCCGTCCAG ATGGACGTATGAGGAGTTCTTCAGCAGGTATCGAATTCTTCTTCGGGGGCCTCAGAGCCAGGACCAGGCCCAGGCCGCGTGCAGACGGGCCCTGCCTCAGCTCATCCCAGATCCGGACCAGTACTGCTTTGGAAAGACAAAAGTATTTTTCCGGGCTGGTCAGGTGGCTCTTTTGGAGAGGTTGAGAGCTGAGAGACTGAGAGTGGCTGCTGTGATCATCCAGAGTCAGGTTAGAGGATGGCTGGCACGGATCAGATACACCAGGATCCACTGGGCTACTCTCACCATACAGAGATACAGCAGAGGGGCGCTGGCCAGACG ACTGGCTTTGATCCTGCGCTACACCAGGGCTGCCTTGGTGATCCAGAAGACTTACCGCATGATGGTGGTCAGGCAGCTATTCCTCATGATCCGACAGGCCACCGTCACCATCCAGGCATTCACCAGGGGGATGCTGGAGCGCCGCAGATACAGACTG CTGGTGGCAGAGAGGGCGGCCGTGCTGCTCCAGGCCACAGTGCGTGGGTGGTTGGCGAGGCAGGCGTACAGGCGCGTACGTGCGGCGGTCGTGTTCATGCAGTGCTGCATCCGCCGCAAGGCTGCCAGGAGACAGctgctgaaactgaagtctgagGCCCGCTCGGTGGAGAGATACAGAGAGCTCAACAAAGGCATGGAGGTCAAACTGATGCAGCTGCAGTTGAAAGCAGACCAGGAG GCCAGGGAGAGCGCTGCTTTGAGAGAAACCCTAATGGCAGAGCGAGAGGCTTCCAGCGCTGAGCTGGCGGCTCTGAGGGCAACGATACAAAAACTAGAGAGCCAGTTACAGGAGAAGCCTCAGCCTGGGCCTGTTATCAGCgaaaaggaggcagaggagagaagaagagcTGAAGAGAAAGCTGCCCAGGAGATCCTCCAGCTTAAAGAA GAGCTGCAAGCActacagaaagaaaaggagagttTTTGCAAAGAGAGAGACGATCTCTCGGCTTCCCTGCTggaacaagaagaaaaacaagaag AGTGTGTGCATCAGGCTGTGTCTCAGGTGACCTCGGCTCTTCGGGCAGAGGTGGACGAGGAGAGGAGAAAGTATCAGGGTCTCCTGAGAGAGTTCACCAGACTGGAGCAGAGATACGACAACCTCAGGGAGATGAGTCTGCTCACAGAG CGCACCAAAGGCCACAGAAGAACCGACTCCACCCAGAGTCTGGAACCTCTCTCTCCCACGACGCCGCTGTCCCCCCAGTCTCTCACCCCGCTCTCCGTGTCACCATTCCCATCTGCTGTTCCATCCCCAGAGGAGGTCCGCAGGATCAGCGTGACGTCTCCCTCTGCAGAGAGGAGAGTCTCAGTGTGGAGCTCTGAAGCCTCAATG GAGCAGCTGATGGAGAAGATGGACGTGGCCAAAGACCCAGCGGTGAAGATGAAGGGAGAAGATCTGGCTCATGCTTATGATGCCGTACGAGTGGCGAACAA GTTTCTGGAGAGCCAGCTACGTAACCAGTGCAGTCAGTGGGAGAAGGAACTGGAAACTCTGAGAAGTCAGCTTGCCCAAGCAGTGTCTGTCTCTTCCTCTGCTGCACAGAGACAG gaTGTTCAGGAGCTGCTGGAAGCCCGAGAGCGTGAATGTGTGAGGCTGAGGAGAGAGCTGAAGGAACTGAGAAACACAGTCTCACTGAGGCGACTCCTGACACAAG TTTTCCCATCAGCTTTGGCCACAGAGACTTCCTCTCCTGCCCAGTCGAAGCCATCAGCAGTTACTGGTTTACTGGAATGTAGAAAAAGAGACGAAACCAAACTGATCAAGAATCTCGTCACAG ACATCCGTGTTGACAGCGCCCTGTCTTTGGCTCCCGGTCTGCCTGCCAGCGTGCTCTTCCTGTGTGTCCGCCAGGCCGACTGCAGCGGGGACCAAGCTCGCGCTCGCTCTCTTTGTAGCGCTGCTGTCACCGCTATGAAGGCAGCTCTGAAG AAACATGTCAGTGACATAGACATGACTGCTCTGTGGTTAAAGAACATCTGTCTGTTCCACGACTTGTTGACCCAGCACTCCCCAAAGCAG ACCCTCGACTCAGACACACTGGTTCCTCTGTCTGCTGATATGAGTGACTTGATCCGCACCCTGAGCGACCTCTCTATCCAGGCCTATCAGCAGCTACTTTCCATCACCGAGACTCGTCTACAAAACATCATAG TCCCTGCCCTGTTGGAGAGCGAAACCATCCAAGGTCTATCAGGCTCAGCGGTGAAGCTGGCAGTGAGCAGGAAGCGGGCCGGCTCAGACCCCAGGACTGTAGGAGGCGAGGCTCCCACGATGGCGTCCGTGCTGAGGGAGCTCGGAGCCCTTCACACCGCTCTGACTCAACAAGctctgcccaagaccctgatgGAGCAAGCCTTTCACCAGCTCACCTACCTCATCTGTGCCTCTGCTTTTAACAGCCTGCTGCTGAGGAAGGACATGTGCAGCTGGAGTCGTGGCCTGCAAATACG CTACAATGTGAGCGTGCTGGAGGAGTGGCTGCGGGGCCGGGGTTTACAGGCAGGGGGCGCTGTGGCCACACTGGAGCCCCTCATCCAGGCAGTGCAGCTGCTGCAGGTGGGGAAAAAGACCGAGGCGGATGCTCAGGGGATCGTCCGGACTTGCAGTGCCTTGTCCAGCCAGCAG ATCGTGAAGATTCTGACCCTCTACACCCCCCACAGCGATCTGGATGAAAGAGTCACTCTGAATTTCATACGTTCTGTTCAG GGGGTTCTCAAAGGCCGCTCTAACAGTCAGCCTTCACAACTCCTAATGGATGTGAGGAGAGTGTTTCCTGTCATATTCCTCTACTCGCCTCCCCCCGTCCTCAGCGCTGAGCAGTTAGTCATCCCAGACTCCCTCAAGATCTCCTTTCTGCGCAAAGCATAA
- the mbd3b gene encoding methyl-CpG-binding domain protein 3b isoform X3 → MDLSSFDFRTGKMLMSKLNKNRQRLRYDNNSQNKGKPDLNTSLPVRQTASIFKQPVTKVTNHPNNKVKTDPQKAVDQPRQLFWEKKLSGLNAYDIAEELVKTMELPKGLQGVGPGCTDKTLLSAIASALHTSAAPITGQLSAAVEKNPGVWLNTAQPLCKAFIVTDEDIRKQEELVYSVRKRLEEALMADMLAHVEEAASEGEALKEEGNGSEDMESV, encoded by the exons ATGGACCTCAGCTCTTTTGATTTCCGCACGGGGAAGATGCTGATGAGCAAGCTGAACAAGAATCGCCAGAGACTGCGATACGATAACAACAGCCAGAACAAG GGCAAACCTGACCTGAACACATCACTCCCAGTCAGACAGACGGCCTCCATCTTTAAGCAGCCCGTTACCAAGGTTACCAACCATCCCAACAACAAAGTGAAGACGGACCCTCAGAAAGCCGTTGACCAGCCCAGACAG TTATTTTGGGAGAAGAAACTCAGTGGTCTGAATGCTTATGACATTGCAGAGGAGCTGGTGAAAACAATGGAACTGCCTAAAGGCCTGCAGG GTGTCGGCCCAGGTTGCACAGATAAAACTCTCCTGTCGGCGATTGCCAGCGCTCTGCACACGAGCGCTGCTCCAATCACCGGGCAGCTGTCCGCCGCTGTGGAGAAGAACCCGGGAGTCTGGCTCAACACTGCGCAGCCGCTGTGCAAGGCCTTCATAGTCACTGATGAAGACATCCG gaagcaggaggagctggtgTACAGCGTGAGGAAGCGGCTGGAAGAGGCGCTCATGGCCGATATGTTGGCCCACGTCGAGGAGGCTGCCAGTGAAGGAGAGGCTTTAAAGGAAGAGGGCAATGGCAGTGAAGACATGGAGAGTGTATAG
- the mbd3b gene encoding methyl-CpG-binding domain protein 3b isoform X2: MDKNDPSGKKFRSKPQLARYLGNQMDLSSFDFRTGKMLMSKLNKNRQRLRYDNNSQNKGKPDLNTSLPVRQTASIFKQPVTKVTNHPNNKVKTDPQKAVDQPRQLFWEKKLSGLNAYDIAEELVKTMELPKGLQGVGPGCTDKTLLSAIASALHTSAAPITGQLSAAVEKNPGVWLNTAQPLCKAFIVTDEDIRKQEELVYSVRKRLEEALMADMLAHVEEAASEGEALKEEGNGSEDMESV, translated from the exons ATGGATAAAAACGA TCCATCTGGGAAGAAGTTTCGGAGCAAGCCTCAGCTGGCCCGTTACCTTGGTAACCAGATGGACCTCAGCTCTTTTGATTTCCGCACGGGGAAGATGCTGATGAGCAAGCTGAACAAGAATCGCCAGAGACTGCGATACGATAACAACAGCCAGAACAAG GGCAAACCTGACCTGAACACATCACTCCCAGTCAGACAGACGGCCTCCATCTTTAAGCAGCCCGTTACCAAGGTTACCAACCATCCCAACAACAAAGTGAAGACGGACCCTCAGAAAGCCGTTGACCAGCCCAGACAG TTATTTTGGGAGAAGAAACTCAGTGGTCTGAATGCTTATGACATTGCAGAGGAGCTGGTGAAAACAATGGAACTGCCTAAAGGCCTGCAGG GTGTCGGCCCAGGTTGCACAGATAAAACTCTCCTGTCGGCGATTGCCAGCGCTCTGCACACGAGCGCTGCTCCAATCACCGGGCAGCTGTCCGCCGCTGTGGAGAAGAACCCGGGAGTCTGGCTCAACACTGCGCAGCCGCTGTGCAAGGCCTTCATAGTCACTGATGAAGACATCCG gaagcaggaggagctggtgTACAGCGTGAGGAAGCGGCTGGAAGAGGCGCTCATGGCCGATATGTTGGCCCACGTCGAGGAGGCTGCCAGTGAAGGAGAGGCTTTAAAGGAAGAGGGCAATGGCAGTGAAGACATGGAGAGTGTATAG